The following proteins come from a genomic window of Melioribacteraceae bacterium 4301-Me:
- a CDS encoding enoyl-CoA hydratase-related protein yields the protein MFPFDSSLNKSLTNNLEEQLALEEKLQIEASKTDDYKEGVKAFLEKRTPKFKGE from the coding sequence TTGTTTCCTTTTGATTCATCTTTAAATAAATCATTAACTAATAATTTGGAAGAACAATTGGCTTTGGAAGAAAAACTTCAGATTGAAGCAAGCAAAACTGATGATTATAAAGAAGGAGTGAAAGCATTTCTTGAAAAACGAACACCTAAATTTAAGGGGGAATGA
- a CDS encoding T9SS type A sorting domain-containing protein: MFKTKYYFLLIIFTYIMKSSFAQSFTYSGPMVVTIPYGNSVAAATYSFSYSNLRGLCYPGLIIAVDGVVINNDLCHGPSTPSSYTINFTGGTHSVQFSLLSINCKTLNCYDPVIHQTVQFTVNCKFQISIENIFGGGMIYVDGNRPSPVRRTSTVGDNVSIGAIEQDYNGYHWIWNNSGTNNSVWYSEPSGGGHSEFSSSQNTSYSVQSSDLNTKVIAGLRKVCNISFQNNFNGGGNGGVINVGGTQYTSPTSSFQVVEQNSITATAIDQTYAGESYVFYNWSNGDSQRTTTVYPTEHSTIIANFIPHLWASITGPYTPPCSLSTWTAYGHSGFPPYTYQWYYMLTRGNNSLSERTDRIQPNALWDTWLEAGTDQTLQMNICDNYHILRVDVTDSRGYTASAYRDLTGLPKSSLDSVQAKPYSEEITDYTLEQNYPNPFNPTTKISFSLPEASYVTLKVYDVLGREIAVLVDENKPAGRYEIQFDASELPSGIYFYRIAIHSDRLTAGNKTFVRKMLLIK; this comes from the coding sequence ATGTTTAAAACTAAATATTATTTTTTATTAATAATATTTACTTACATTATGAAATCAAGTTTTGCTCAATCATTTACTTATTCAGGGCCTATGGTTGTTACTATTCCATATGGTAATTCGGTTGCTGCTGCTACCTATTCATTTAGTTATTCTAATTTGCGTGGTTTATGTTACCCAGGTTTAATAATTGCAGTAGATGGAGTTGTTATAAACAATGATCTTTGTCATGGTCCATCAACCCCAAGTTCTTACACAATAAATTTTACTGGAGGTACACATTCGGTACAATTTTCGCTTTTAAGCATAAATTGTAAAACACTAAACTGCTACGATCCTGTAATTCATCAAACTGTTCAATTTACAGTTAATTGTAAATTTCAAATAAGTATAGAAAACATTTTTGGTGGCGGAATGATATATGTTGATGGTAACAGACCTTCGCCAGTAAGAAGAACGTCAACAGTAGGAGATAATGTATCAATAGGTGCTATTGAACAGGATTATAATGGCTATCATTGGATTTGGAATAATAGTGGAACTAATAACAGTGTGTGGTACAGTGAGCCAAGCGGTGGAGGTCATAGTGAGTTCAGTAGTTCACAAAACACCTCTTACTCAGTCCAGAGTTCCGATCTGAATACTAAGGTGATAGCTGGATTGCGCAAGGTTTGCAACATCTCTTTCCAAAACAATTTCAATGGCGGTGGCAACGGTGGAGTTATAAATGTTGGCGGAACTCAGTACACTTCTCCCACTTCTTCCTTTCAAGTTGTAGAACAAAACTCTATTACTGCAACTGCAATTGATCAGACCTACGCCGGTGAAAGTTATGTCTTTTACAATTGGAGTAACGGAGATTCACAGCGTACTACCACAGTTTATCCAACAGAGCATAGCACAATAATCGCTAACTTTATACCGCATCTATGGGCTTCTATTACAGGTCCTTACACACCACCATGTTCACTTAGCACATGGACGGCCTATGGTCACAGTGGATTTCCTCCATATACTTATCAATGGTACTACATGCTTACAAGAGGGAATAATTCATTATCTGAACGGACTGACAGAATTCAACCTAATGCTCTTTGGGATACCTGGCTTGAAGCTGGTACCGATCAAACATTGCAAATGAATATTTGCGACAACTATCATATTTTACGTGTAGATGTAACCGATTCAAGAGGTTATACAGCTTCGGCTTACCGTGATCTGACGGGCTTACCAAAATCATCACTGGATTCAGTTCAAGCAAAGCCTTATTCAGAAGAAATAACCGACTACACACTTGAACAGAATTACCCCAATCCGTTTAATCCAACGACAAAAATCAGCTTCAGTTTGCCAGAGGCAAGTTATGTAACGTTGAAAGTATATGATGTGCTCGGCAGAGAAATAGCAGTGCTTGTAGATGAAAATAAGCCTGCTGGAAGATATGAAATTCAGTTTGATGCATCGGAATTACCGAGCGGAATATATTTTTATCGCATAGCGATCCATTCGGACAGACTTACTGCCGGAAATAAAACGTTTGTGAGGAAAATGCTACTTATCAAGTAA